The segment AGCGGATCAGCCGGGCCAAGGCGAAAATCAAAGCGGCCGGCATCCCCTTCGCGATCCCCGCGGCGGAGGACATCCCCGCGCGCATCGATGCGGTCCTCGTGGTGCTGTACCTCGTCTTCAACGAGGGATACCTCGCTTCGGGTCCCGACACGCCCGCGATCCGGCGCGAGCTGACCGCCGAGGGGATCCGGCTCACCCGGCTCGCACATGAACTCCGGCCTGACGATGCCGAGGTGGTCGGTCTGCTCGCGTTGATGCTGCTCACCGACGCCCGCTCTCAGGCCCGTGTCTCGGCCGACGGTGAACTGGTGCGGCTCGATGAGCAGGATCGTGGGTCCTGGGACCGCGAGCTGATCGCCGAAGGTCTGCACCTGCTCGGATCACGGGAGGGTGATGAACCCTCCGGCAGATACCGGCTGCTCGCGGAGATCAATGCTGCACACGTCACCGCCCCGCATCCGCGTGACACCGACTGGGCGCGCATCGCGCGCCTCTACTCCCGGCTCGAGGAGATCGACCCGAGTCCACTCGTCACGCTCAATAAGGCCATCGCGCTCTCCGAGCACGACTCACCCGACCTCGCTCTCGCGATCGTCGACCGACTCACCGACGAGCTCGACGGCCACCACGCCTTCCACGTCACCCGTGCGGAACTGCTGCGCGCGACCGGCCGCTCCGCAGACGCCCGAGCGGCCTATGACCGCGCCATCGATCTGGCCGGGAACACCGCCGAGACGGCTCACCTCATCCGCCGACGAAATCAGCTCGCACCATCGAATGGAGAACCCTCATGAGCAGCAAGTACCTCGTCATCCACATGTCCGACCCCACCGGCACCGATCTGACCCCGTCCGAGGACCAGGCGATGCTCGAACGCTGGGCTGCCGAGGGCGAAGCGACAGGACGTCTCGGCGAGGGGGCACCTGTCGCGGGTGCCGAGCAGGCGAAGTCCGTCGTCGTCCGTGACGGCCGAGCCCTGATTACCGACGGCCCGTTCCCCGAGTTCAAGGAGTGGTTCGCCGGCTATGACGTCATCACCGCCGACTCGATCGACGAGGCCGCCGAGTACATGACGAAGCATCCGGTCGCGACCCTCGGCCGCATCTACATTCTTCCGCAGGTGAGACTGCCGTGGGATGAGGAGTGACCGGCAACCTCGTCAACGACGCTAGACGTTGAACCGGGACTCGACCGGGTTACGTCACCGTTAGCGCTGTCACCGCAGGTGTGAAAACAAGCAACTGCTGATGATGCACGACGTATCCGACGCGACCTTTCGGACGAGTCGGCGTCACGTCCGCTCGCTCACGCGACCTTCAACGGTGTGATCTGGGCGATTTGCTCGGATACTCGATCCTCTGCGACCTCCAGTTCGTACTGCGTCTGCAGGTTCAGCCAGAACTGCGGCGAGATGCCGAAATAGCGCCCCAGCCGCAGCGCGGTGTCGGCCGTGATCGCACGCTTGCCATGGACGATCTCGTTGATGCGCCGCGGCGGCACTCCGATCGACACGGCGAGCTTGTTCTGTGTGATGCCGAACCCCTCGATGAAGTCCTCCATCAGAACCTCGCCCGGATGGATGGGCGGGTAGAGCTTCCTGGACATGATCACTCCTCAGTGGTAGTCGACGATTTCAACGTCCTCGGGTCCGGCGTCGGTCCA is part of the Microbacterium pseudoresistens genome and harbors:
- a CDS encoding RNA polymerase sigma factor, which encodes MPEPQDDTRDVATVITRTHREEWARIVAGLMRRFGDLDLAEEMTAEAFATAVERWPAHGIPPNPAGWVTTTANRRAIDRLRREARRDEKHRDALRLQDPEPAAPTGAIEDDRLRLLFICCHPELSLDARVALTLRIVGGLTVAEIAHAFLVQDTTMGQRISRAKAKIKAAGIPFAIPAAEDIPARIDAVLVVLYLVFNEGYLASGPDTPAIRRELTAEGIRLTRLAHELRPDDAEVVGLLALMLLTDARSQARVSADGELVRLDEQDRGSWDRELIAEGLHLLGSREGDEPSGRYRLLAEINAAHVTAPHPRDTDWARIARLYSRLEEIDPSPLVTLNKAIALSEHDSPDLALAIVDRLTDELDGHHAFHVTRAELLRATGRSADARAAYDRAIDLAGNTAETAHLIRRRNQLAPSNGEPS
- a CDS encoding YciI family protein, with protein sequence MSSKYLVIHMSDPTGTDLTPSEDQAMLERWAAEGEATGRLGEGAPVAGAEQAKSVVVRDGRALITDGPFPEFKEWFAGYDVITADSIDEAAEYMTKHPVATLGRIYILPQVRLPWDEE
- a CDS encoding HigA family addiction module antitoxin, producing MSRKLYPPIHPGEVLMEDFIEGFGITQNKLAVSIGVPPRRINEIVHGKRAITADTALRLGRYFGISPQFWLNLQTQYELEVAEDRVSEQIAQITPLKVA